From Proteiniborus sp. MB09-C3, the proteins below share one genomic window:
- the rsmG gene encoding 16S rRNA (guanine(527)-N(7))-methyltransferase RsmG: MSNIDTLIRGVSDLQMDISNDKLEKFKVYKNLLKEWNEKINITAIKDDEEIDIKHFLDSLTIFKSGKITGNKRVIDIGTGGGFPGVPMKILEEGLEVVLLDSLNKRLKFLDEVIKGLGLQNIRTLHERAEDLGNNQEYREKFDIAVSRAVASLNILSEYCLPFVKLNGYFIAMKGSDSIEEIDEAEKAIKILGGKIEDKMDVKIPQSDIIHSLLIIKKISHTPTKYPRQSGKIKKNPL; this comes from the coding sequence ATGAGCAATATAGATACCTTAATACGCGGTGTATCTGATCTTCAAATGGATATAAGCAATGATAAATTGGAAAAATTCAAAGTATATAAAAACCTTTTAAAAGAGTGGAATGAAAAAATAAACATAACTGCTATTAAAGATGATGAGGAAATTGATATAAAGCATTTCCTAGATAGCTTAACTATATTTAAGAGCGGTAAGATTACAGGAAATAAAAGGGTTATTGATATAGGCACAGGGGGTGGTTTTCCTGGTGTGCCTATGAAGATACTTGAAGAAGGTCTTGAAGTAGTATTATTAGATAGCTTAAATAAGAGATTAAAGTTTTTGGATGAAGTAATAAAGGGACTAGGGCTTCAAAATATAAGAACTCTTCATGAAAGGGCAGAAGATTTAGGAAATAATCAGGAATATAGAGAAAAATTTGATATTGCAGTATCAAGAGCAGTGGCCTCCTTAAATATACTATCAGAGTACTGCCTACCTTTTGTTAAATTAAATGGGTACTTTATTGCAATGAAGGGCTCGGATTCTATTGAAGAAATAGATGAAGCAGAAAAAGCCATAAAAATACTCGGAGGGAAGATAGAGGATAAAATGGATGTGAAGATTCCTCAAAGCGACATTATACACAGTTTATTAATAATAAAGAAAATAAGTCATACTCCGACAAAATACCCTAGGCAATCAGGCAAGATCAAGAAAAATCCGTTATAA
- the mnmG gene encoding tRNA uridine-5-carboxymethylaminomethyl(34) synthesis enzyme MnmG produces the protein MKSDYQYFAGKYDVIVIGAGHAGCEAALATARLGKKTLLLSLSLDAIALLACNPNIGGTGKGHLVREVDALGGEMGKVIDKSVIQMKMLNASKGPAVHSLRGQTDKKEYQSIMKYALEKQENLDLKQGEVFDIFVENNKIKGILTNTGAVYNSDIIIVCSGTYLRGRIYIGEVNFESGPYGLYPANRLSHCLKDLGFNMRRFKTGTPARVHRDTIDFSKMEIQPGDEELIPFSFMTDKLEINQVPCYLTYTTEETHKIIRDNIDRSPMYAGVMESVGPRYCPSIEDKVMRFADKTKHQVFIEPEGLDTCEMYVQGMSTTLPEEIQIKMLRTIPGLENAKIMRTAYAIEYDCIDATQLKRSLEHKEIENLFFAGQINGTSGYEEAAAQGIMAGINAVLKLKGEDPLILDRSEAYIGVLIDDIVTKEIYEPYRMMTSRAEYRLTLRQDNADLRLTKKGYDIGLVSEDRYNRMLNKKSQMEAELNRLKDKVLTPTKEVNAFLSSLNSAPLKTPTSFYDLIRRPEITYDSLNDIDMDRPDLTREIRIQVETEIKYEGYIEKQMRQIEQFKKLEGKKLSNDIDYTQIKGLRLEARQKLNSMKPESVGQASRIAGVNPADINVLLIYLEQQRRMNK, from the coding sequence ATGAAAAGTGATTATCAATATTTTGCAGGAAAATACGATGTAATAGTTATAGGTGCTGGGCATGCAGGATGTGAAGCAGCTTTAGCTACAGCAAGACTCGGGAAAAAAACTTTACTTCTTTCTTTAAGCCTAGATGCTATTGCATTGCTTGCATGTAACCCTAATATTGGGGGAACAGGTAAGGGACATTTAGTAAGAGAAGTGGATGCTCTAGGCGGAGAGATGGGAAAGGTTATTGACAAATCTGTTATACAGATGAAGATGCTCAATGCCTCTAAAGGACCTGCTGTACATTCTTTAAGAGGGCAAACTGATAAAAAAGAGTATCAGTCTATAATGAAATATGCATTAGAAAAACAAGAGAACTTAGATTTAAAACAGGGAGAAGTATTTGATATTTTTGTTGAAAACAATAAGATAAAGGGAATATTGACAAATACGGGTGCAGTATATAATTCAGATATAATTATAGTTTGTTCTGGAACATATTTAAGGGGAAGAATATATATAGGGGAAGTAAATTTTGAAAGCGGCCCCTATGGCCTTTATCCAGCCAATAGACTATCACATTGCTTAAAAGATTTAGGCTTTAATATGAGAAGATTTAAAACTGGTACTCCTGCTAGAGTACATAGAGATACTATAGATTTTAGTAAAATGGAAATACAGCCTGGAGATGAAGAATTAATTCCATTTTCATTTATGACTGATAAGTTGGAAATAAATCAAGTACCCTGTTATTTAACTTATACTACTGAAGAAACCCATAAAATTATTAGGGATAATATAGATAGATCTCCTATGTATGCTGGAGTTATGGAAAGTGTTGGACCTAGATATTGTCCGTCTATAGAGGATAAGGTCATGAGATTTGCAGATAAGACTAAGCATCAAGTTTTTATTGAGCCTGAAGGCCTAGATACTTGTGAAATGTATGTTCAGGGAATGTCTACAACATTGCCCGAAGAAATTCAAATTAAAATGCTTAGAACAATACCTGGGCTAGAGAATGCTAAGATAATGAGAACAGCCTATGCAATAGAGTATGATTGTATAGATGCTACACAGTTAAAAAGATCTTTAGAGCATAAGGAAATAGAAAATCTCTTTTTTGCAGGCCAAATAAATGGAACCTCAGGTTATGAGGAAGCTGCAGCTCAAGGAATAATGGCTGGAATCAACGCTGTACTTAAACTTAAAGGAGAAGATCCACTAATTCTCGATAGATCAGAAGCATATATAGGAGTTTTAATAGATGATATAGTTACTAAGGAAATTTATGAGCCCTATAGGATGATGACATCAAGAGCTGAGTACAGACTTACTTTAAGACAAGATAATGCAGATTTAAGGTTAACTAAAAAAGGCTATGATATAGGCCTTGTATCAGAAGATAGGTATAATAGAATGCTAAATAAAAAAAGTCAGATGGAAGCGGAGTTAAATAGACTTAAGGATAAGGTATTGACTCCTACAAAGGAGGTTAATGCTTTTTTAAGCAGCTTAAATTCTGCACCTCTTAAAACTCCTACTTCTTTCTATGATCTTATAAGAAGACCTGAAATAACTTATGATTCTTTAAACGATATAGATATGGATAGACCGGATTTAACTAGAGAGATTAGAATACAAGTAGAGACTGAAATTAAATATGAAGGATATATTGAAAAACAAATGAGGCAGATAGAGCAATTCAAGAAGCTTGAAGGGAAAAAGCTTTCTAATGATATTGATTATACTCAGATAAAAGGTTTAAGGCTTGAGGCAAGGCAAAAACTTAATTCTATGAAGCCTGAATCCGTTGGTCAGGCTTCTAGAATTGCAGGAGTTAACCCTGCTGATATTAATGTACTTTTAATATATCTAGAGCAACAGAGAAGGATGAATAAGTGA
- the mnmE gene encoding tRNA uridine-5-carboxymethylaminomethyl(34) synthesis GTPase MnmE, with the protein MDFDTIAAISTAPGEAGIGIIRISGKNAIDVGDKIFKNKKQFSLKECEERKLNYGYVFNPKDGKKIDEVLMVYIKAPYTYTKEDIVEVNCHGGIIPVRRVLEVVLENGARLAERGEFTKRAFLNGRIDLSQAEAVMDLISAKTDTSFDVSLNQLEGSISNEVKKLRNVLLGMLAHVEASIDFPEDDVEDLTYNSLQEQGNFVLGKIGKLLDTVYTGKILREGLRTVILGKPNVGKSSLLNAILRENRAIVTDIPGTTRDIIEEYVNIKGIPLKIVDTAGIRETEDIVEKLGVDRAKEFLNQADLVIAVFDTSEELSKEDYDIINLIKDKKAIVLLNKSDLPSRIDEEDIKKHLPDKRIINTSISKNEGIDKLEEILEDMFLSSEVKISDNTIVTNVRHRDQLLKAKDNIEDALQSLDLSMPLDCIEVDIKNCWENLGEITGDTVGEDIIDKIFSEFCIGK; encoded by the coding sequence TTGGATTTTGATACAATCGCTGCAATATCTACTGCACCGGGAGAGGCAGGAATAGGAATAATAAGAATAAGTGGAAAAAATGCTATTGATGTCGGAGATAAAATATTTAAGAATAAAAAACAATTTAGCCTTAAAGAGTGCGAGGAAAGGAAGCTTAACTATGGCTATGTTTTTAACCCTAAGGACGGAAAAAAAATAGATGAAGTATTAATGGTATACATTAAGGCTCCTTACACATATACAAAAGAAGATATAGTTGAAGTAAATTGTCATGGAGGCATTATTCCTGTTAGAAGAGTATTAGAAGTAGTATTGGAAAACGGTGCTAGACTTGCAGAAAGAGGAGAATTTACTAAGAGAGCTTTTTTAAATGGCAGAATTGATCTCTCTCAAGCAGAGGCAGTAATGGATCTTATTAGTGCCAAAACAGACACAAGCTTTGATGTTTCTTTAAATCAGCTTGAGGGAAGTATTTCAAATGAGGTTAAAAAGCTTCGAAATGTTCTTTTAGGAATGCTTGCACATGTAGAGGCATCAATAGATTTTCCAGAAGATGATGTAGAAGACTTGACATATAATAGTCTGCAAGAACAGGGAAATTTTGTGTTAGGAAAGATAGGTAAGCTTTTAGATACTGTATATACAGGAAAGATACTCAGAGAAGGGTTGAGGACAGTAATATTAGGCAAGCCTAATGTGGGAAAATCCTCTTTATTAAATGCTATTTTAAGAGAAAATAGGGCAATAGTAACTGATATTCCTGGAACCACGAGAGATATTATTGAAGAATATGTTAATATAAAGGGAATTCCTTTGAAGATAGTAGATACGGCTGGGATAAGGGAAACGGAAGACATAGTAGAAAAATTAGGAGTAGATAGAGCTAAAGAATTTTTAAATCAAGCAGATTTGGTAATAGCCGTGTTTGATACATCTGAGGAACTTTCTAAGGAAGATTATGATATTATCAATTTGATTAAAGATAAGAAAGCCATAGTATTATTAAATAAATCAGACTTACCAAGCAGAATAGATGAAGAGGATATTAAAAAGCATTTACCAGATAAGAGAATTATTAATACATCTATTTCAAAAAATGAAGGCATTGATAAGTTAGAAGAGATACTAGAAGATATGTTTTTATCCTCTGAAGTTAAAATAAGCGACAATACTATAGTAACAAATGTAAGACATAGAGATCAGCTTCTAAAAGCAAAGGATAATATTGAAGATGCGCTTCAATCCTTAGATTTAAGCATGCCTTTAGATTGTATAGAGGTAGATATAAAAAATTGTTGGGAAAACCTTGGCGAAATAACCGGCGATACAGTTGGAGAGGATATTATTGATAAAATATTTTCAGAATTTTGTATAGGAAAGTAA
- the jag gene encoding RNA-binding cell elongation regulator Jag/EloR → MKSVVKTAKTVEEAISLALLDLNTVKEDVIVEVLEEPSKGLFGFIGTKEAKVKVTITNDPISLAENFLHSLLEKMNIVATVAVEKKEFDLLVDIKNISNSDMGILIGKRGNTLDSLQYLLSLVVNKNREKYLRVLVDIQNYRAKREETLKRLAFKMADKAKTFRRTVKLEPMNPYERRVIHSALQNSSNIRTYSEGEEPYRRVVIEFKH, encoded by the coding sequence ATGAAATCTGTGGTGAAAACAGCAAAGACAGTAGAAGAAGCCATAAGTTTAGCGTTATTAGACCTTAATACTGTAAAAGAGGATGTTATTGTTGAAGTTTTAGAGGAACCAAGTAAGGGTTTATTCGGTTTTATAGGTACAAAAGAAGCTAAGGTTAAAGTTACAATTACTAATGATCCTATTTCTTTAGCTGAGAACTTTTTACATTCATTATTAGAGAAAATGAATATAGTAGCTACCGTAGCCGTAGAAAAAAAAGAATTTGATCTATTGGTAGATATCAAAAATATATCTAATTCCGACATGGGAATACTTATTGGGAAAAGAGGAAATACCTTAGATTCGTTACAATACCTTTTAAGTCTTGTTGTAAACAAAAATAGAGAAAAATATTTAAGAGTTTTAGTTGATATACAAAATTATAGGGCAAAACGTGAGGAAACGTTAAAAAGGCTGGCTTTTAAAATGGCTGATAAGGCAAAGACCTTTAGGAGAACTGTAAAGCTTGAACCAATGAATCCTTATGAAAGAAGAGTTATTCACTCTGCCCTTCAAAACAGCTCTAATATAAGGACTTATAGTGAAGGGGAAGAACCATATAGAAGAGTTGTAATAGAATTTAAGCATTAA
- a CDS encoding YidC/Oxa1 family membrane protein insertase has translation MIDIFAKPLGVLLKFVYDALIGFGLDFKTLSAYSLAIIITTILFKFLLLPLTLKQMKSMKNMQEIQPKIQELNKKYKNDPQTLNQKTMELYKEHKVNPFGGCFPLLIQFPIIIAYFRVMQFPVPYVFSDQAVYDGILKSFLWIKDIGLAPSVMIDGVMNGVSIAGFNIPILAILAAITTYFQSKMMMAAQPAAADGQANSTQATMNIVMPIFILWMGSKYAAGLTLYWTVSNIFQIVQQYFTNRSIGKIKEELK, from the coding sequence ATGATAGATATATTTGCAAAGCCCTTGGGGGTTTTATTGAAATTCGTTTATGATGCATTGATAGGTTTTGGTTTAGATTTTAAGACTTTGTCGGCATACTCCTTAGCAATAATCATTACTACAATATTGTTTAAATTTTTATTGCTGCCGCTTACACTTAAGCAAATGAAGTCTATGAAGAATATGCAAGAGATTCAACCTAAGATTCAAGAATTAAATAAAAAATATAAAAATGATCCGCAGACTCTAAATCAAAAAACCATGGAGCTTTATAAGGAGCATAAGGTAAATCCTTTTGGTGGATGCTTTCCACTATTAATTCAATTTCCAATTATTATAGCTTACTTTAGAGTAATGCAGTTTCCTGTACCTTATGTATTTAGTGATCAGGCAGTATATGATGGCATATTGAAGAGCTTTTTATGGATTAAAGATATTGGACTTGCACCAAGTGTGATGATTGATGGTGTAATGAATGGTGTAAGTATAGCTGGATTTAATATACCTATACTTGCTATACTAGCTGCTATTACAACGTATTTTCAAAGTAAAATGATGATGGCTGCTCAACCTGCAGCTGCAGACGGGCAAGCAAATTCTACACAAGCTACTATGAATATAGTGATGCCGATTTTTATACTATGGATGGGATCCAAATATGCTGCTGGACTTACTCTATATTGGACTGTAAGCAACATATTCCAAATAGTACAGCAATATTTTACTAATAGGTCCATAGGTAAAATCAAGGAGGAATTAAAGTAA
- the yidD gene encoding membrane protein insertion efficiency factor YidD — MSRLAIFLIKLYQRGISPLKPRTCRFYPTCSEYSIQALRKYGFFKGGYKSIKRILRCNPFNPGGYDPLE, encoded by the coding sequence ATGAGTAGGCTGGCCATATTTTTAATAAAGCTGTATCAAAGGGGAATATCTCCTTTGAAGCCTAGAACCTGTAGATTCTATCCCACTTGTTCGGAATATTCGATACAAGCCTTAAGAAAGTATGGTTTTTTTAAAGGTGGCTATAAAAGTATTAAAAGGATATTAAGATGCAATCCATTTAACCCTGGGGGATATGATCCTCTAGAGTAA
- the rnpA gene encoding ribonuclease P protein component yields MEKKLRLKSNRDFRKTYDKGKSFANKYLVIFFVKNGLDNNRIGVAVTKKIGKSVVRNKIRRRIREAYRLNNCRVKQGYDIVFLSRIGAKEVGYKELESAVLHLLKLAGLIKK; encoded by the coding sequence ATGGAAAAAAAACTAAGGTTAAAGAGTAACAGAGATTTTAGAAAAACTTATGATAAAGGGAAATCCTTTGCAAATAAATATTTAGTAATTTTTTTTGTTAAAAATGGACTAGACAATAATAGAATTGGAGTGGCTGTTACTAAAAAGATTGGAAAAAGTGTAGTCAGAAACAAGATTAGGAGAAGAATTAGAGAAGCCTATAGATTGAATAATTGTAGAGTAAAGCAAGGATATGATATAGTTTTCTTATCGAGGATTGGTGCAAAAGAAGTTGGATATAAGGAATTGGAAAGTGCTGTTTTACATCTGCTTAAATTAGCAGGACTTATTAAAAAATAA
- the rpmH gene encoding 50S ribosomal protein L34, with translation MKMTYQPKKRQRSKEHGFRKRMSTKSGREVLRRRRKKGRKRLSA, from the coding sequence ATGAAAATGACTTATCAACCAAAGAAAAGACAAAGAAGCAAAGAACATGGTTTTAGAAAAAGAATGAGTACAAAATCAGGTAGAGAAGTATTGAGAAGACGTAGAAAAAAAGGTAGAAAAAGATTGTCAGCATAA
- the dnaA gene encoding chromosomal replication initiator protein DnaA, with product MSVKLEEVWGNALKLIKNELTEVSFNTWLKTIEPITINDNCILLGAPNEFTKGILEARYLTLIKNAIKQISNIDFDIKFLIPGEDISNDIGQTIVNEIVENNSSRSQLNPKYVFDTFVIGNSNRFAHAASLAVAEAPAKAYNPLFIYGGVGLGKTHLMHAISHYILNQNPKASVIYVSSEKFTNELINSIRDDRNVEFRNKYRNVDVLLIDDIQFIAGKERTEEEFFHTFNELHASNKQIIISSDRPPKEIATLEDRLRSRFEWGLTADIQPPDLETRIAILRKKAKVENIEVPNDVTQYIATKIQSNIRELEGALIRIVAYSSLTNKEITLELASEALKDIISNTRPKEITAKLIKEITAKNLNVKVEDFSSKRRTRSISYPRQIAMYICRELTDLSLPKIGEEFGGRDHTTVIHAYEKITSDIENNIDLKQRINNIIEEIKGN from the coding sequence ATGAGTGTTAAATTGGAAGAAGTTTGGGGCAATGCTTTAAAGCTCATTAAAAATGAATTAACAGAAGTCAGTTTCAATACTTGGCTTAAAACAATTGAGCCCATAACAATAAATGATAACTGTATATTGCTTGGAGCTCCAAATGAATTTACTAAAGGCATTCTTGAAGCTAGATATCTTACACTAATTAAAAATGCAATAAAACAAATATCAAACATTGATTTTGATATTAAATTTCTCATTCCAGGAGAAGACATATCTAATGACATTGGACAAACTATTGTCAATGAAATAGTTGAAAATAACTCCTCTAGGTCCCAACTAAATCCTAAATATGTTTTCGACACATTTGTAATAGGAAATAGCAATAGGTTTGCACATGCTGCATCTTTAGCAGTAGCAGAAGCTCCTGCTAAGGCATATAATCCCTTATTTATATATGGGGGGGTTGGATTGGGTAAAACCCATCTTATGCATGCAATAAGCCACTATATCCTTAATCAAAATCCAAAGGCAAGTGTCATATATGTATCATCTGAAAAGTTTACTAATGAACTAATAAATTCAATAAGAGATGATAGAAATGTGGAATTCAGAAATAAGTATAGAAATGTGGATGTTCTGCTAATAGATGATATTCAGTTTATTGCAGGAAAGGAAAGGACGGAAGAAGAGTTTTTCCATACCTTCAACGAGCTACATGCTTCAAACAAGCAAATAATCATATCAAGTGATAGGCCGCCTAAGGAAATAGCAACATTAGAGGATAGGCTTCGCTCCAGATTTGAATGGGGACTTACAGCAGATATTCAACCGCCTGATCTTGAAACTAGAATTGCTATTTTAAGAAAAAAAGCAAAGGTAGAAAACATAGAAGTGCCAAATGATGTTACACAATATATTGCTACAAAAATTCAATCAAATATCAGAGAGCTAGAAGGAGCATTGATTAGAATAGTAGCTTATTCATCATTGACAAATAAAGAAATAACATTAGAGTTAGCCAGTGAAGCACTAAAGGATATTATATCTAATACAAGGCCTAAAGAAATAACTGCTAAGCTAATAAAAGAAATAACTGCTAAAAATCTAAATGTAAAGGTTGAAGATTTCAGTTCTAAAAGAAGGACAAGATCAATATCCTATCCTAGACAAATAGCCATGTATATATGTAGAGAGCTTACTGATTTATCACTTCCTAAAATTGGTGAGGAATTTGGTGGAAGAGATCATACAACTGTAATCCATGCTTATGAAAAAATAACTTCAGATATTGAAAATAATATTGATTTAAAGCAAAGAATAAATAATATAATTGAAGAAATCAAAGGTAATTAG